GGATCGGCGGTGCCGCACGCCGACGCGACGAGGAGCAGCGCGAGGAGGAGGGACGACAGCCGCCGGAGGGAGTGGGACATCCGACGGAGGTTAGGCCCCCTCCCCACGTAGCCTGGGGGCAGGAGGTCCCGTGGACCGCAGCAGCGTTCGACTCGGCAACATCGCAGGGGTTCCCGTCGGCGTCTCGTGGACGCTGCTCGTGCTCGCGGCGGTCTTCTCCGTCGGCCTGGCCGAGGGGCGGCTGCCGGCCTCCGACCCGGGCTACTCCCCCACCACCTACTGGCTCGCGGCGCTCGTCACCGTCGCCGGGTTCGTCGCGTCGATCCTGGCCCACGAGCTCGGCCACGCGATCGTCGCCCGCCGCCAGGGGTTCGAGGTCGAGGGCGTCACGCTGTGGATGCTCGGCGGGGTCGCCCGCTACAGGGGCGAGACCGACCGGCCCCAGGCCGAGCTCGGCGTCGCCGCCGTCGGCCCCCTGACGAGCCTCCTCGTCGGCGCCGTCTTCGGTGGTGCGGCGTGGCTCGTCGACCTGCTCGGCATCGACCCGCTGGCGAGCTCGGTCCTCCGCTGGCTGGCGGTCGTGAACGTCGTGCTCGCCGTGTTCAACGCCCTCCCCGCCGCGCCGCTCGACGGCGGCCACGTGCTCGCGGCGCTCATCTGGTGGCGCACCGGGGACCGCCACAAGGGGCACCTGCGGGCCGCGGCCGCCGGCCGCTACCTCGGCTTCGCCCTCATCGCCGCCGGGGCGTGGCAGCTGCTGTCGGTCGGCACCGACCTCGGCCTCTGGACGCTCTTCATCGGGTGGTACGTGCTCCAGTCCGCCCAGGCCGAGGCGCAGGGGGCGCGGGCCCGCGCCGCCCTCGCCGGCATCCCCGTGGTCGAGGCGGCCCGGCCCGACCCGCCCATCGTCGACGAGTGGCTGACCGTCGACGGCCTCGTCGCCGTGCTGGGGGACGGCGGCGACCACACGGCGTTCGTCGTGAGGGAGTCCGACGGCGTGCTGCGCAGCGTCGTGACGCTCGACGACATCCGACGCGTCCCGCCGGCACGCCGCGGCGAGGTCGCCCTCGGCGACATCGCGGTCCCCATCGCCGAGCTCACCACCGCGTGGTCGACCGAGTCGCTGCTCGACGTCCTCCAGCGCGTCGACCCCGACGGCCGCCCCGAGATCGTCGTCTACGACTCGCGCATGTGCCTCGTCGGCGTCGTCAGCCGCACGGACCTCAGCCGGCTGGCCCGCCGAGGCGGGCAGAGCCCGCCGCCCCCTCCCCCGCCGCGACGCTCGTCGCCGGCCCGGTAGCGTCGCCGGCCATGAGCTCCGACGCTGCACCGACCAACGCCCCCGTCTCGGTCGTCATCGACGACGGCGTCGCCGTCGTCCGGCTCGACGACGGCAAGGCCAACGCGGTCAGCCACGAGGCCATCGACCTCGTCCACGCCGCTCTCGATCGGTCGCTCGAGGACGCACGCGCCGTCGTCATCGCCGGCCGCCCCGGGCGGTTCTCGGCCGGGTTCGACCTGAAGGTGATGGGAGCCGGCGACCAGCCGATGCAGGAGCTCGTGCTGGCGGGTGCCGGGCTCTTCCTGCGGCTCTACGGCCATCCCCAGCCAGTCGTCGCGGCGTGCACCGGCCACGCGCTGGCCGGCGGCGCGATCCTCCTGCTCGCCGCCGACACCCGCATCGGCGCCGCCGGGGACTTCAAGGTGGGCCTCAACGAGGTCGGCATCGGCATGACGCTGCCCGCGTTCGCGGTCGAGATGGCCCGGGACCGGCTGCGGACCCACCTCCTCACCTCGGCGACGGTGCTCGGCCAGGTGTTCGATCCGGACGGCGCGGTCGACGCCGGCTACCTCGACCGGGTCGTCGCGGGCGACGCGGTCGTCGACGAAGCCGTGGCGGAGGCCCGGCGGCTGGCCGAGCTGCGGTCGGGAGCCGTGGCGGGCACCAAGCGCCGCCTGCGTGCCGCCACGCTCCAGCGCTGCCGCGCCACCCTCGAGGACGACGTGGCGGAGCTCACGGCACCCCCGGCCGGCTGACGCCGACCGGGGGCGTCCGCGCACGACCTCAGGTGGTCGACGCCTCGTAGATCGAACCGATCGCGGCGTCGAGCGTGGCGTTGAACTCGTCGTCGCTCTGCTGCGCGGTGAGGCCCTCGGTGAGCGCGCGGGAGAAGCTGGCGATCACGCCGGGGTTGCGCGCCAGACGGGCGTTGGCGTCCTCGCGGGAGTACCCGCCGGACAGCGCGACGACGCGGAGCACCCGCGGGTGGTCGACGAGCTCCTGGTAGAAGCCGTCCTCCTCGGGCAGCGTCAGCTTCAGCATCACGTAGGCGTCGTCGGGCACCGACGACAGGTGCGACAGGATCGAGGCACGGAGGAGCTCCTCCGCCTTGGCCTTCT
This portion of the Actinomarinicola tropica genome encodes:
- a CDS encoding site-2 protease family protein; the protein is MDRSSVRLGNIAGVPVGVSWTLLVLAAVFSVGLAEGRLPASDPGYSPTTYWLAALVTVAGFVASILAHELGHAIVARRQGFEVEGVTLWMLGGVARYRGETDRPQAELGVAAVGPLTSLLVGAVFGGAAWLVDLLGIDPLASSVLRWLAVVNVVLAVFNALPAAPLDGGHVLAALIWWRTGDRHKGHLRAAAAGRYLGFALIAAGAWQLLSVGTDLGLWTLFIGWYVLQSAQAEAQGARARAALAGIPVVEAARPDPPIVDEWLTVDGLVAVLGDGGDHTAFVVRESDGVLRSVVTLDDIRRVPPARRGEVALGDIAVPIAELTTAWSTESLLDVLQRVDPDGRPEIVVYDSRMCLVGVVSRTDLSRLARRGGQSPPPPPPPRRSSPAR
- a CDS encoding crotonase/enoyl-CoA hydratase family protein — translated: MSSDAAPTNAPVSVVIDDGVAVVRLDDGKANAVSHEAIDLVHAALDRSLEDARAVVIAGRPGRFSAGFDLKVMGAGDQPMQELVLAGAGLFLRLYGHPQPVVAACTGHALAGGAILLLAADTRIGAAGDFKVGLNEVGIGMTLPAFAVEMARDRLRTHLLTSATVLGQVFDPDGAVDAGYLDRVVAGDAVVDEAVAEARRLAELRSGAVAGTKRRLRAATLQRCRATLEDDVAELTAPPAG